The Sesamum indicum cultivar Zhongzhi No. 13 linkage group LG6, S_indicum_v1.0, whole genome shotgun sequence genome has a segment encoding these proteins:
- the LOC105163982 gene encoding protein NUCLEAR FUSION DEFECTIVE 4-like: protein MDLQWLSLVATMWLQSINGTNSNFPAYSSELKRILSISQLLLNNLASASDAGKLLGWVSGIAAAHFPLWLVLFIGSFLGLVGYGVQFLFLTNQVSLSYWHIFFLTVLAGNGICWINTVCYIIAIRNFPLDRQIAVSLSTSYVGLSAKLYTSIVDVVAPTSAAERAKVFLLLNSVLPLIVCTVAAPLARDVDGGKSRKLTRGFSTMFVITIITGVFAVITSLGSVGSRFMPQYVVLVGMIVVLFLPLVVPLVERIRERVQQKCLIRVHDEGFASMENGEKSSDIQRDVVEIGVVEEIGAKMMVRRVEFWLYFFVYLFGATLGLVYLNNLGQIAESRGCSGISSLVSLSSAFGFFGRLLPSLLDYFFPKNKRVCSRAGAMGATMAPMCGAFFLLLNTHDVSLYASTAVIGICTGAITSISVSTTIELFGTKNFGVNHNVLVSNIPIGSFLFGDFAAQLYNRGRNASGEGNCIGQKCYQTTFIIWGCLCVVGTLLAFILHARTKKLMHSHNRL from the exons ATGGACCTCCAATGGCTAAGTCTGGTTGCCACAATGTGGCTGCAATCCATCAACGGTACCAATTCAAATTTCCCTGCTTACTCATCCGAGCTCAAGCGAATTCTCTCCATATCACAACTGCTCCTCAACAATCTTGCTTCTGCTTCCGACGCCGGCAAGCTTCTTGGCTGGGTCTCTGGGATTGCCGCAGCCCATTTCCCGCTCTGGCTAGTCCTGTTCATCGGCTCCTTCCTCGGCCTCGTTGGTTACGGTGTCCAGTTCCTCTTCCTCACAAACCAAGTCTCTCTATCCTACTGGCACATTTTTTTCCTGACTGTTTTAGCCGGAAACGGCATTTGCTGGATTAACACCGTCTGCTACATTATCGCCATACGTAACTTCCCCCTTGATCGCCAGATTGCTGTCAGTTTGTCCACCAGCTACGTGGGATTAAGCGCAAAGCTCTATACCAGTATAGTGGATGTTGTGGCTCCGACATCAGCTGCCGAGAGGGCCAAAgtgtttcttcttttgaatTCCGTGTTACCGCTAATAGTCTGCACTGTGGCTGCACCCTTAGCAAGGGACGTGGATGGGGGAAAATCAAGGAAACTGACAAGAGGGTTCTCTACCATGTTCGTGATCACAATCATCACGGGAGTGTTTGCTGTGATCACCAGTTTGGGGTCGGTGGGCTCGAGGTTTATGCCTCAGTATGTGGTTCTTGTGGGCATGATTGTGGTACTGTTCTTGCCGCTGGTTGTTCCACTGGTGGAAAGAATCAGGGAGAGGGTGCAGCAGAAGTGCTTGATTAGAGTGCATGATGAGGGGTTTGCATCGATGGAGAATGGGGAGAAATCATCAGATATTCAGAGGGATGTTGTTGAAATTGGAGTGGTGGAGGAGATTGGAGCAAAGATGATGGTGAGAAGAGTGGAGTTCTGGCTCTActtctttgtttatttgttcGGCGCTACACTTGGTTTGGTGTACCTCAACAACCTAGGACAAATTGCTGAATCACGAGGCTGTTCTGGGATCTCTTCACTCGTATCCTTGTCTTCTGCTTTCGGTTTCTTCGGCCGTCTCCTGCCATCACTTCTTGATTACTTTTTCCCAAA AAACAAACGCGTGTGTTCAAGAGCCGGAGCCATGGGAGCCACCATGGCCCCAATGTGCGGAGCGTTCTTTTTACTACTAAACACGCACGACGTTTCACTCTACGCCAGCACTGCCGTTATAGGCATATGCACCGGTGCAATCACCTCCATCTCTGTGTCGACAACCATTGAACTCTTCGGGACAAAGAACTTCGGTGTGAATCATAATGTCTTGGTCTCTAACATACCTATAGGGTCTTTCTTGTTTGGGGACTTTGCTGCACAGCTCTACAACAGAGGGAGAAATGCCTCCGGAGAAGGGAACTGCATTGGTCAAAAATGCTACCAGACCACTTTCATCATATGGGGTTGTTTGTGTGTAGTAGGGACATTGCTAGCTTTCATCCTTCATGCACGAACAAAGAAACTAATGCATTCACATAACAGACTATAG